The following coding sequences lie in one Methanobacterium alcaliphilum genomic window:
- the asnB gene encoding asparagine synthase (glutamine-hydrolyzing) — translation MCAIAGIFGEDISKDLKDILISLKHRGPDGSGLFIDGEVLHGEIKQMDFPEGSVGLGHNLLSIVGCQSSQPIIEDNQVLVCNGEIYNFREIKEELNEEFTTDSDCEVILKLNNSFEGENLLSSIRKTMQKLDGDYAFALWDGQNLVLGRDPVGVKPLYYGEIKGKIKAFASEKKALWKIGIMEVHTLPPGHIRLNDQLISVEELPLNGSPPYQKDPESKTFNLQQIDAELLKRDLKHALIRSVEKRITGLENVGLIFSGGVDSTILACILKNLPVKTTLYTVGSENSQDLGYALKAAEILNLDIRTQIVTEDVVKYNLEPVLSAIEEFNVMKIGVGMPTYLAAKMAKEDHQKVVLTGQGADELFAGYNRYLMDYSQKGEDTQDVLKKDIANIYHVNLQRDDAVTMAHGVELRVPFLDREVIKAAFNIPFKYKILDENDKIRKHMLRQVAVDLGVPEFIAQRPKKAAQYGSGINKILIKKVLKDFNQESYMKKLRGF, via the coding sequence GTTCTGGGTTATTTATAGATGGGGAAGTTTTGCATGGTGAAATAAAACAAATGGATTTTCCTGAAGGATCAGTTGGTTTGGGACACAACTTATTATCTATAGTGGGATGCCAATCATCTCAACCAATTATTGAGGATAATCAAGTATTGGTCTGTAATGGCGAAATTTACAATTTCCGAGAGATAAAAGAAGAACTTAATGAAGAATTCACCACAGATTCTGATTGTGAAGTAATTTTAAAGTTAAATAACAGTTTTGAAGGGGAAAATTTATTATCATCTATACGGAAGACTATGCAGAAATTAGATGGGGATTACGCATTTGCATTATGGGATGGTCAAAATTTAGTATTAGGTCGAGATCCAGTAGGTGTAAAGCCATTATACTATGGTGAAATAAAAGGAAAAATAAAAGCTTTTGCTTCAGAGAAAAAAGCACTCTGGAAAATCGGTATAATGGAAGTACATACCCTGCCTCCAGGTCACATTAGATTAAATGATCAACTTATAAGTGTAGAAGAACTCCCCTTAAATGGATCCCCACCATATCAAAAAGACCCGGAAAGTAAAACATTTAACCTTCAGCAGATTGATGCAGAATTATTAAAAAGGGACCTTAAACATGCTTTAATTAGATCTGTTGAAAAAAGAATAACTGGCTTAGAAAATGTGGGCTTGATTTTCTCTGGAGGAGTTGATAGTACCATACTGGCTTGCATCCTAAAGAATCTACCAGTTAAGACAACACTTTATACCGTGGGAAGTGAAAATTCGCAGGATTTGGGCTACGCCTTAAAAGCTGCTGAAATTTTAAATTTGGACATTAGAACCCAAATAGTCACTGAAGACGTAGTAAAATATAATCTCGAACCAGTTTTATCAGCTATAGAAGAATTCAATGTAATGAAAATTGGGGTGGGTATGCCCACATACCTGGCAGCTAAAATGGCAAAAGAAGATCATCAAAAAGTAGTATTGACTGGACAAGGCGCTGACGAGCTATTTGCAGGATATAATCGCTATTTAATGGATTATTCACAAAAAGGTGAAGATACTCAGGACGTTCTTAAAAAAGATATTGCCAATATTTATCATGTTAATCTGCAGAGGGATGATGCAGTAACCATGGCCCATGGTGTGGAATTAAGGGTTCCATTTTTAGATAGGGAAGTTATAAAAGCAGCATTTAATATACCTTTTAAGTATAAGATATTAGATGAAAATGATAAAATCCGTAAACATATGCTGCGTCAAGTAGCTGTTGATCTTGGGGTACCCGAGTTCATTGCACAGAGACCCAAAAAAGCAGCCCAATATGGATCGGGAATTAATAAAATCCTTATAAAAAAAGTTCTTAAAGATTTCAATCAGGAGTCTTATATGAAAAAACTGAGAGGTTTTTAA
- the gatC gene encoding Asp-tRNA(Asn) amidotransferase subunit GatC — MKIEKEAEKILQEFSKTLEDIPDLEETHYIVDNLNRSREDNAEDKDPEKIIRNAKIDEDGNLIVEKSKWTK; from the coding sequence ATGAAAATCGAAAAAGAAGCAGAAAAAATCCTTCAGGAATTTTCTAAAACTCTGGAAGATATTCCTGATTTAGAAGAAACTCACTATATTGTGGATAATTTGAACCGTTCTCGTGAGGATAATGCTGAAGATAAAGATCCGGAAAAAATAATTAGAAATGCCAAAATCGATGAAGATGGCAATTTAATTGTTGAAAAAAGTAAATGGACTAAATAA
- a CDS encoding homoserine dehydrogenase: MRICLMGFGAVGRGVAHVISQKNDYLKKNYGLELKLVAVTDSSGAVINEQGINTDLLLKTKSETGKVSDYPEYGVPHCDGMEVLDKLDYDCLIEVTPTNIEDGEPGKSLIIKAMKNNKDVVTSNKGHLALFFSEMMDLAGEKGVELKYEASVGGAMPIINFAHDTLSGCKINSILGILNGTTNFILSRMTREGSSYEQTLQEAQQLGIAETDPTQDVEGIDAACKSVILANSIMGLNYTLNDVEVEGISRITAEAIEIAKRDGYLIKLMAEISEDSLTVSPRLVREDSPYAVEGTLNMATLKTDLADEVTVVGRGAGSIETASAILSDIINIWRNKKV, encoded by the coding sequence ATGCGTATCTGTTTAATGGGTTTTGGTGCTGTAGGTCGTGGTGTGGCCCATGTAATTTCTCAAAAAAATGATTATCTTAAAAAAAATTATGGTCTGGAATTAAAATTAGTAGCAGTCACTGATTCGTCGGGTGCTGTTATTAATGAACAAGGAATTAATACAGATTTACTTCTGAAAACAAAATCAGAAACTGGAAAAGTAAGTGATTATCCAGAATATGGTGTTCCCCATTGTGACGGTATGGAAGTTCTGGATAAATTGGACTATGACTGCTTGATAGAAGTCACACCAACTAATATTGAAGACGGAGAACCTGGAAAATCTTTAATCATTAAAGCCATGAAAAATAATAAAGATGTGGTAACTTCTAACAAAGGACATTTAGCCCTATTTTTTAGTGAAATGATGGATCTTGCAGGAGAAAAGGGAGTAGAATTAAAGTATGAGGCTTCAGTGGGCGGGGCTATGCCAATAATAAACTTTGCCCATGATACACTTTCGGGATGCAAAATTAATTCCATCTTAGGAATATTAAATGGGACCACTAATTTTATCCTTTCTAGAATGACCCGGGAAGGTTCATCATATGAACAGACCCTGCAAGAAGCCCAACAACTGGGTATTGCAGAAACTGATCCCACCCAGGATGTGGAAGGTATAGACGCAGCATGTAAATCTGTAATTTTGGCTAATTCTATCATGGGCTTAAACTACACCTTAAATGATGTGGAAGTTGAAGGAATTTCTCGCATAACTGCTGAAGCCATAGAAATTGCAAAAAGAGATGGATATCTAATTAAACTCATGGCGGAAATATCTGAAGATTCATTAACTGTTTCTCCACGTTTAGTTCGAGAAGATTCTCCATATGCAGTAGAAGGTACCTTAAATATGGCTACATTAAAAACTGATCTGGCTGATGAGGTAACAGTTGTAGGTAGGGGTGCTGGGTCAATCGAAACAGCTTCCGCTATTTTGAGCGATATAATTAATATTTGGAGAAATAAGAAGGTATAA
- a CDS encoding amino acid-binding protein yields MRMNMVLELQDVPGQLVAVLDPIGALGANIVTVIHQRDIKTERGLVPVQITIEGDEKTLDIVLQKMAELNINVMEVDGVVLKEKITTILIGNIVDRDVKDTMDQINHLNGVRVVDLALKMSEEPLDSSAKIIMEADYGQKDKVMEKIHNISLEKDFLVISEV; encoded by the coding sequence ATGCGCATGAACATGGTACTTGAACTTCAAGATGTTCCAGGGCAACTAGTTGCTGTTTTAGACCCAATTGGTGCTTTAGGAGCAAATATAGTTACTGTAATTCATCAGAGAGATATAAAAACAGAAAGGGGATTAGTACCTGTTCAAATAACTATTGAAGGTGATGAAAAAACACTGGATATTGTCCTGCAGAAAATGGCTGAACTTAACATTAATGTAATGGAAGTTGATGGTGTTGTCCTTAAAGAAAAAATAACAACAATTTTAATTGGTAATATTGTAGATAGGGATGTTAAGGATACCATGGATCAGATTAACCATTTAAATGGAGTGAGGGTTGTAGATCTTGCTTTGAAGATGTCCGAAGAACCTCTCGATTCATCAGCAAAAATAATTATGGAAGCTGATTATGGCCAAAAAGATAAGGTAATGGAAAAAATCCATAACATTAGCCTTGAAAAAGATTTCTTAGTTATCAGTGAGGTATAA